Genomic window (Culex pipiens pallens isolate TS chromosome 3, TS_CPP_V2, whole genome shotgun sequence):
GGGAAGATCTGAGATCAGTACCACGTTTGAGGATATCCCGGTGACGACCTACTCGCCGGCTTCGCCGGTCGCAAAGCGAACGGATGCAACGACTGAGTCGTTGATTCCGACCACCTTTGAGTCGATGAGAGCCGTGATCACCCGTAGACCTGCGGTGACCACAACTCAAGAACCACGATCAGCTGAAGAAACAACCCTGTTGATGACCACGATGATCACCACCACTACGACAACGGTGGCGCCAACAACGACCACCGAAGCTAACGAGCCTGTCGTCAACGACCAGGACAACGGTTCATCAGAAATCGATGTCAACTCTGTGAATCAAACCAACAACGAAATCGTAATGATCACCACGACCACCACCGAGGCCACCGACTCGATCATCCCGCAGCAATCGACCGTCCTCCCGACGGTCGTCGAGTTCCGCCCCTCCCAAGAAACCACCGACACCAGCAGTCCCACCGAACAATCCGAAGAACAACCCACCGTCCCGAACCAACCCGTCCAGGTCGACGACAAGAGCGTCTACGACACCGTTTCGGAAACCACCCTAAGTCCCGTCCCCGAACCGGAACCTTCCGCCGCCCCAGAACCGGAACCAACGGCGTCGGAACCCACCGTCACCACGCGTCGCTCGATCGAGCGCCAGATGACCACCGAGGTGCTGTCCGAGGAGGAGTCCGTCACGGAGGAAGACTACGTCGAGCTGAACGCGTCCACCGTCGCGAACGCCAACTCGTCCAAGTCGCCGCTGGATCAGAACGCGACGGAGACCACAGCAGAGCAGGAAGAGGAGGAAGGCAGCGGAGTTGTGGTTGCGGTCGTGACCAGTTTGGTCGTGGTGATCGTGGTGCTGCTGTTGATCGCGGCGTATGTGAGTATTAGGCGAGGGGGTTTGAGCGTTGTTTGGGTATTTTGGGGGGTTTTAATACCTTAGGATAAGCGAACGTATGAACGAGACTTTCGACTAACTTTCCggtgattggctgttttgtaaCCTGTTTGAAACCCCTAACCGACCTCAGTAGTACTAACGTGACCTTTAGAACCCTGTTTTGACCTATATCTTTTGACCTTTCGAGACGAATGATCGCGTGCACATAGTGTAAATAGCCGGTTTGGCCCCGATCGCCACGTGGAACACAGCAGAGCAATCTTTCGTTGATGTAGTTGTACTATCCGCCGTTACAGTTGATATTCCGCAAGCGCCAGGCGCAGGTCTCGTACGGGCAGCGCTGTCGGCCGGTTGGCCTCGACGCGTACAGTCTGGACAACGTGTCCGTGTACAACAGCGTACGGCGCGGCAAGGGCAACACGATGCGGATGTCGAAGCGATCGTACGGTAACTCGGCCTTCGAGGATCCCGGGCTGAAGACGAACCCGCTGACGGTGGCCGAGCTGGCGAACATCATCCAGAACAAGACGGCGATCTACGACGAGTTCAAGGAGATTCCGAACGTGACGGCGCGAGCGGATGAGGTGCCTGAGGGGTGCGAGGACAAGAACCGGTACGCGAACGTTGTTCCACTGCCGGAAACGCGCGTCCATCTGAAACGTATCAACGACGACGAGAAAACTGAGTACATCAACGCTAACTTTGTTAAGGTAGGTTGGTTGGCGGGATCTTTTGAGCGGGTTGAAGAcgtcttgattttttcaacagggTCCCAAGGACTCAAGCAACTACTACATCGCCTGCCAGGCACCCATGGAGAACACGATCAACGACTTCTGGCGCATGATCTGGGAGCAGAACTCCAAGGTCATCATCATGGCGACCGACTTGAGCGAAAACGGCGTGGAAAAGTGCGCCGAATACCTGCCACCATCGGTGGTTCTGGACAACAACCGAACCTTCGGTGACTTCCAGGTAAGATCTCGATGATCCCAAGATTCACTCCCCGTACAAACACTTCCATTCCACCCCGCAGCTCACGCTGAAGAACCGCGAAAACAAGGAAAAGTACACCATCTCGACGGTGCACCTGCGCAACACCCAGACCAACACGTGGCGCGAGATCATGCACTTCTGGTACCAGTGGCCGGACACCGGCGTCCCGATCGACGAGTCCTCGATCATCGCGATGCTGCTGGAGGCGCGCAGCTACTCGCGGCTGGCACCGGCCGAGATGGCCGAAACGACAACGCCCGCGGCGACCACGAACACAACTAGCAACGGAGGTCGGGACACCCTCGGCATGGGCATGGCCATGGGCATGAACGGCATCACCAGCATCGCCGAGGAGGACTCGACCTCCCAGCTGGACTCTAGTTTAGTAAGTAGCCTTAATGTAGATAGTTCGAACAACAACGTCGTGGGCGGCAAGACGGCGTCGGAACCACCGAGCAGCATCATGACCAACGGGACCAACACGATGGACAAGCACAAGTCGCTGCAGCGAACTCAGGGGTAAGTTTGTGGATCACTTGGGGAGATTCGCTTGAAAAACTGACAAACTTTTGCTTTTCAAGACCAATCACGATGCACTGTTCGCCGGGAACCGGCCGCACCGGAACCATCATCGCGTGCGATGTGGCCCTGCGGGCCGTTGAGATCCCGCCGCGGAACGTGGACGTTCCCCACATTGTGTACTACGTGCGGCGAGGACGGGCTAGCGCCGTTCGGACGCGCGAGCAGTACGAGCTGATCTACCGGGTAAGCTTCCGGAAGAAATTTCAGATCTTAAGCCAGATTTTAACAATTTGACCAACTTTCAGGTTGCCAACGTGTACGCCACCAAGCTGACGGGGCCGACGATAGAAACCTGAGAGCGACTCATTTAAAATCAAGTATTGTGAGTACATTCGAACACGAACAGCAAATCCACCCAGCGGTGGTGCCCTTCCCGGAATCCGCGCGGATTCCGGCGGGGGGCTCAAGTGCAATCATAATAGAATCAAGCAGcaataataccaaaaaaaacaaGAGCATAAGCATAAAATGACAAACAAGCGAGAAAAAGTGACGTCCGGAAGACGGGCGGCAGCCGCGTGCAAAAGAATAGATCAAATAATGAAGCTTCTTCGACATTGGAACCACCCCGATTTTCCGTACAACAACAACCACACCCTTTCGACggcaaatttcaaacatttcttcCAGGCTTTTCACCCTGTGTGCACGAAATGCACCTTCAGCGAAGGTTTGCCGACGAAGTCGGAACCGGCGAGCGGCGACTTGAACTGTTTAAacgcaattttcttcaaaactagATCGATTTAGAACGATTTCGACACTTACCACGTTTGTTTTGAAACAAATCGAAAGAAAATTTTACGTTTGACAGCTGCGCGAAAAATGTCGGCTGACATCTTCAATCAAAGAGTGCGTTTACACTGTAAATGCGTTCTAGCAAACTTTGCAAACAGTTTGAGTCGTCATCGTCAGGAACAACACTTCAACCGGCAAACCAACCCAAATCTAAATCCACCGAAAACTGCAGCACAGATTGAAAAAAGAAGTCGAATGCCGGGCGGAGGCCTTCTTGATCGTGTCTCTTTGGCCTTCTCCGCGGGGGGAAGGAGGTGGCAACGAAGCCGTTTCGTTGACAGCTCTTTTCCACTGGGTGAAGCAGCCAAAGGCAGCGCGCGTCAAGCCGTGCCAGCCCAACCAACTCATAATACTTGATTTTAATCTCTAGTGGGATAGAGactaaaaattgtaacaaagaaaaaaagaagtaaaaacGAATCGAAACAGGCAAACGCAaggaaatacacacacaaactcacGACGCGAGAGTCCTTTTGTAAAAAGCAATACACAAAAACATTCCTGCTATTTCTCTAATAGAATTATCCTACAATTATAAATACGTACTTTTGCACTCGACACCAACTCATCTTTTTTTCCCCGTGCTGCACCAGCCAACGTATAGAAGCTATTATTtgataaattatgattttttgttgtttactcCCCTCTCCTTTTTTTCCTTCAACATTCCTATTGTTTTCTTGATTAAGGTTGAAGTTAGTATTAGTTAGGACTCTACAGACACACCAATTGTTGCAATATAGTTTCGTAAAGTTTCGTTACAAAACGCACATAAACACTAAAATGCGTAAATAGTTCTAATCTGGACCGCAAGGAAATCGTTAAAATTTATATGAAGGGAAGGACGTGTCATATCTGGTTTCTTACGTGGTGCTAGTTAGTTTGAATTAGAGAGAGGAGAAACAAGGTATAAAATGCAACTTACTATTACGAGAAAGAGAGAAAGGGAGAAAGAAAAGAATTAATATTTGTTTCACTTGTATAGAAAATTGTGATAATTAATGTTTAGAGATTTCCTACCAAGTGGATATTGCCCGCGGTTAAAAATATTAGCCTTTTCTAGACAAAATTGTCACGCACAAagataaaaaagtatttatctgaaagaagcaaaaaaaagacaGCTTGAACAATGATAGTTTAAGATCGATCACTGAGGACTGAGAATCTATCGATTAGCGAATTTAAGTTGGTTGAGTTGAACCAAAAGAAGATTTCCCGAACAAGCAATAACCAACACTACTGAAAACTGCCTTTTCAAGTGGCATAATCTAAAATTTGCTCAGCAAAAAGAGTAAAGGAATAAAACTCAATCTTGTAAAGTGTTATCTAGGGTAAGGTCAGACCGTATAAATCAATCctatattcacaaaaaaaatcaccatttttcatgtttgttaaaaaaatagaagcaAGATTTCGCAACTTTAAAAGTTGCCATGATGTGCGTGAAACGATTGTGTGATCTGCGTGAAAGTTAGGCGATGATTGACTGTGCGAATGCTATTTATATTGAGAGGGAAaaaatcacacacacatacacacacacaaaacggTATTGAACTATTTGTTATGAACAAAAGCAGCATATCGGCTCGAATCTCTGCGCAGGGCCCCCGGTAGATAAATCGAGAGTGGGATCCTTCATCGAGAGATGGAAAAAGAATCAAGCaatatttcattaaagcaaaacttttttttgttcgtttttttgCATCAATAGCGGAGACGAGCACATGGAAAgcattaaatatatttgttgaaAATCATGAGTTTATCTAAAAAGCATTATTTGGTCCGAAATTTTCCCTGCCAACAAAAATATGTCAAGTTACTGTGACGTTTACCATGACAGCTGCGAAAGTTTTACTCCACATTACctgctcacatctctctttttaatttctcgattgtgAAATTAAAAAGCGAGATGTGAGCTGGCAACATAGAGTTTAATTTTCGCAGCTGACGTGGTAAACTTCACAAAAGCTGAACAACAAGTTCAACTCCACGTTGCCGGTTCATATCTTGATAGAGGGTatagtttctgaaaaaatacgtcatccatcaaaaattctaaaaaatggtttattcataaataaaaaaaaacatcacttgACCAAGCAGTCTTTTAATAGCAGGTTAAACTTTCAAATTGCTACGAGTGTTTTGTTATAGGTTTCATAATCCTGCATCTTCAATCGTCAGTTTAACGTGAGTGAATCCGAACAATACCTTCtatatttctggagcaacattaaaaaaagggcgcataagactggttgcaacgcagttctactttgttctagctgtttcatttttcaaatagaactgaaacagaccacccgcaacgcggagttgcagttttatttttcgagcagtattttgaaaccggaaTAAAACTGCTTGACTAGTTTGTTTCAAACGTGAGAcgatttggaactggaatagaactcagtttcaaacaaaatcagatatatagagatatccacgtattcttacacacacactatgatgctgtgttgataatcatacgcacacaattaaaagcaattttttgaaacaacatttagatcagcgcgttgcgagcaccgtgttctagtttcatttttgccagttctaaaaatttaaaactgctcgcaatttgaaacaattataaaacttcgcgctgcagacagtctaagcattttgacagctggcaCTGTTTAgtaaatggagcacccgcagtcgagcagtttttgacagttcgctccatcagaaacacattgtagaaaaaagcaaaaactgctcgaatggaagtgctccattccGAGACAACTggaaactatttaacaaaacccgaAGTGTTGGGAGGTAGCTGGGGAGGCCAGCTTATGTTT
Coding sequences:
- the LOC120420471 gene encoding uncharacterized protein LOC120420471 isoform X2; translation: MHWRNAKSKMAPTIAVTALVAVTLAALLCQHAVQGGIIVKRQALSAEEELTTVAPPATTVATIEEREETSTEAAPTTRTISFERDVEALTKEIEFGYDSENREASGEQASVAELTRVDPTAVTTEVPTEEEEEVATTVPPVIASAEVNSSREEPIVKLVDNSVTARSKANDISAELEATTTVATTDDVPTTVVPAASGEEVVEAQSDVGSGVVEFQTEGRHAVIDVEQFKSVEEASLPRFELERYTSASNFSQGGISLEETRAERDQFFATTAEPSSLLPEATTTAESLEPSDSVTQLVFTEHNEVLVPEGTNHTIERNSTVRVEQREVESTDYEVVSNEVRNQTLVKGGKKGKFLDQFGATEDNDINGAVWALAGMRMVDRASSKVGEATEGSVEVVRDENENVVANNTLKQLMDWAAIMQAADFANTSFVRPTSGEVVDLKSELKDRRKYGNRTPGELDAASEENRITSVVTEVVPEASVEVTTVVAPKVEVSSTTEAAGEDDLEDFKFEDRSKVMTTKRPELTNFIQETTTVFNVRTEEAMTTMRPTRNYEVSENVDETEKFALPGRTTTTGRSEISTTFEDIPVTTYSPASPVAKRTDATTESLIPTTFESMRAVITRRPAVTTTQEPRSAEETTLLMTTMITTTTTTVAPTTTTEANEPVVNDQDNGSSEIDVNSVNQTNNEIVMITTTTTEATDSIIPQQSTVLPTVVEFRPSQETTDTSSPTEQSEEQPTVPNQPVQVDDKSVYDTVSETTLSPVPEPEPSAAPEPEPTASEPTVTTRRSIERQMTTEVLSEEESVTEEDYVELNASTVANANSSKSPLDQNATETTAEQEEEEGSGVVVAVVTSLVVVIVVLLLIAAYLIFRKRQAQVSYGQRCRPVGLDAYSLDNVSVYNSVRRGKGNTMRMSKRSYGNSAFEDPGLKTNPLTVAELANIIQNKTAIYDEFKEIPNVTARADEVPEGCEDKNRYANVVPLPETRVHLKRINDDEKTEYINANFVKGPKDSSNYYIACQAPMENTINDFWRMIWEQNSKVIIMATDLSENGVEKCAEYLPPSVVLDNNRTFGDFQLTLKNRENKEKYTISTVHLRNTQTNTWREIMHFWYQWPDTGVPIDESSIIAMLLEARSYSRLAPAEMAETTTPAATTNTTSNGGRDTLGMGMAMGMNGITSIAEEDSTSQLDSSLVSSLNVDSSNNNVVGGKTASEPPSSIMTNGTNTMDKHKSLQRTQGPITMHCSPGTGRTGTIIACDVALRAVEIPPRNVDVPHIVYYVRRGRASAVRTREQYELIYRVANVYATKLTGPTIET
- the LOC120420471 gene encoding uncharacterized protein LOC120420471 isoform X1, with protein sequence MHWRNAKSKMAPTIAVTALVAVTLAALLCQHAVQGGIIVKRQALSAEEELTTVAPPATTVATIEEREETSTEAAPTTRTISFERDVEALTKEIEFGYDSENREASGEQASVAELTRVDPTAVTTEVPTEEEEEVATTVPPVIASAEVNSSREEPIVKLVDNSVTARSKANDISAELEATTTVATTDDVPTTVVPAASGEEVVEAQSDVGSGVVEFQTEGRHAVIDVEQFKSVEEASLPRFELERYTSASNFSQGGISLEETRAERDQFFATTAEPSSLLPEATTTAESLEPSDSVTQLVFTEHNEVLVPEGTNHTIERNSTVRVEQREVESTDYEVVSNEVRNQTLVKGGKKGKFLDQFGATEDNDINGAVWALAGMRMVDRASSKVGEATEGSVEVVRDENENVVANNTLKQLMDWAAIMQAADFANTSFVRPTSGEVVDLKSELKDRRKYGNRTPGELDAASEENRITSVVTEVVPEASVEVTTVVAPKVEVSSTTEAAGEDDLEDFKFEDRSKVMTTKRPELTNFIQETTTVFNVRTEEAMTTMRPTRNYEVSENVDETEKFALPGRTTTTGRSEISTTFEDIPVTTYSPASPVAKRTDATTESLIPTTFESMRAVITRRPAVTTTQEPRSAEETTLLMTTMITTTTTTVAPTTTTEANEPVVNDQDNGSSEIDVNSVNQTNNEIVMITTTTTEATDSIIPQQSTVLPTVVEFRPSQETTDTSSPTEQSEEQPTVPNQPVQVDDKSVYDTVSETTLSPVPEPEPSAAPEPEPTASEPTVTTRRSIERQMTTEVLSEEESVTEEDYVELNASTVANANSSKSPLDQNATETTAEQEEEEGSGVVVAVVTSLVVVIVVLLLIAAYLYYPPLQLIFRKRQAQVSYGQRCRPVGLDAYSLDNVSVYNSVRRGKGNTMRMSKRSYGNSAFEDPGLKTNPLTVAELANIIQNKTAIYDEFKEIPNVTARADEVPEGCEDKNRYANVVPLPETRVHLKRINDDEKTEYINANFVKGPKDSSNYYIACQAPMENTINDFWRMIWEQNSKVIIMATDLSENGVEKCAEYLPPSVVLDNNRTFGDFQLTLKNRENKEKYTISTVHLRNTQTNTWREIMHFWYQWPDTGVPIDESSIIAMLLEARSYSRLAPAEMAETTTPAATTNTTSNGGRDTLGMGMAMGMNGITSIAEEDSTSQLDSSLVSSLNVDSSNNNVVGGKTASEPPSSIMTNGTNTMDKHKSLQRTQGPITMHCSPGTGRTGTIIACDVALRAVEIPPRNVDVPHIVYYVRRGRASAVRTREQYELIYRVANVYATKLTGPTIET